In a single window of the Acipenser ruthenus chromosome 20, fAciRut3.2 maternal haplotype, whole genome shotgun sequence genome:
- the LOC117963799 gene encoding trichohyalin-like isoform X5, which yields MTELEIDQSHLPRVQEVCQGFAVLEDGALAHNLQEQEIEQYYASNVQKNQLVQRDVRIAKRLQDEEDQRRRLTDCRRQMNISSRASRCSEEQDSEYAQTIQEDIRRRAEEARRREEQDEEIAKKLQEEEELEIRRRRLDSGCQGNQTGLLSNRECGRLQTHQRHQPYPVDWRHSEGGSASRGRLLPPSATANRQRTAQLEPADNSGVPGDCPVRQGSSALQYVKNNLDAAPRGPAVVLPEEDCSRSPRAGRVHRGGDFREDEGWVRSGRRGDFQEVDFRDERGYRERVGWVSRELREGEGGATGYHRDFREREGGTTSSSSHRDFREREGGASSSNHRDFREREGGASSSNHRDFREREGGASSSNHRDFREREGGASSSSSNHRDFREREGGASSSNHRDFREREGGASSSNHRDFREREGGASSSSSNHADHRRREGGVMENGGGACTSHRGDVRVGGANVSSCSRHDDRRERRRQSEHRRSEKFSPSSSEEEEEGGNERRRRRTREHRPHRQHSLPATPLSPAARDWRKTAEGGSCAGAAPPAGLHVEVAQMGLQDREQVLRDAELARRLQEEEEEEERLLRKGQRPENDISPPSPASTGRLWDQAAEEDFRAAQVAQDEEIARFMQRQEMKASRDLEGQGSRMEHSDLTDSSEKRRSQNRKVLPRSWYQNLERAEASPGQHERLDSEGLPSPREEGSPDRRASPAHRQQQQQHLLPRNIAEELDPTFRVKRQEDAAEEPALPTPAAARSPPGPPCRFHDYTDERAEPTFIPPTKRQSDKISRPKTKDRKEGCKQQ from the exons GAACATCTCTTCCCGCGCCTCTCGTTGCAGTGAGGAGCAGGACTCGGAGTACGCGCAGACGATTCAGGAAGACATTCGGAGGCGCGCAGAGGAGGctcggaggagggaggagcaggACGAG GAAATTGCCAAGAAGTtacaggaagaggaggagctggaGATTCGCAGGCGGAGACTTGACAGCGGTTGCCAAGGAAACCAGACCGGCCTTCTTAGCAACAGAG AATGCGGCAGGCTGCAAACCCACCAGCGGCACCAGCCTTATCCTGTAGACTGGAGGCACAGCGAGGGAGGCTCAGCCAGCAGGGGGCGCCTCCTTCCACCCAGCGCTACCGCGAACCGGCAGAGGACCGCGCAGTTAGAGCCAGCCGACAACAGCGGCGTACCCGGGGACTGTCCTGTGCGCCAGGGAAGCAGCGCTCTGCAGTATGTTAAAAATAACCTCGACGCCGCCCCCCGTGGTCCTGCCGTGGTTTTACCGGAGGAGGACTGCAGCAGATCCCCGCGCGCTGGAAGAGTCCATCGCGGTGGAGATTTCAGGGAAGACGAGGGCTGGGTCCGCAGCGGTCGCCGTGGTGACTTCCAGGAAGTGGATTTCAGGGATGAGCGGGGTTACAGGGAAAGGGTAGGCTGGGTAAGCAGAGAGCTcagggaaggagagggaggagctaCTGGTTACCATAGAGATTttagagaaagggagggagggaccaccagcagcagcagccataGAGATttcagagaaagggagggaggagCCAGCAGCAGTAACCATAGAGATttcagagaaagggagggaggagCCAGCAGCAGTAACCATAGAGATttcagagaaagggagggaggagCCAGCAGCAGTAACCATAGAGATttcagagaaagggagggaggagccagcagcagcagcagtaaccATAGAGATttcagagaaagggagggaggagCCAGCAGCAGTAACCATAGAGATttcagagaaagggagggaggagCCAGCAGCAGTAACCATAGAGATttcagagaaagggagggaggagccagcagcagcagcagtaaccATGCAGATCACAGGAGAAGAGAGGGTGGGGTTATGGAGAATGGGGGAGGGGCTTGTACCAGTCACCGTGGGGACGTAAGGGTAGGCGGGGCTAACGTGAGTAGCTGCAGTCGCCACGACGATCGCAGGGAGAGGCGGAGGCAGAGCGAGCACAGGCGGAGTGAGAAGTTCTCTCCCTCCAGctctgaggaagaggaggagggagggaacgagaggaggaggaggaggacgagggaGCACAGGCCCCACAGACAGCACAGCCTCCCCGCCACACCGCTCTCCCCAGCAGCACGGGACTGGAGGAAGACCGCAG AGGGAGGGTCCTGTGCTGGAGCGGCGCCCCCTGCTGGTCTGCATGTTGAGGTGGCTCAGATGGGTTTGCAGGACCGGGAGCAGGTTCTGAGGGATGCGGAGCTGGCGAGGAGGCtgcaggaggaggaagaggaggaggagaggctgCTGAGGAAGGGACAGCGGCCCGAGAACGACATCTCACCCCCG AGCCCGGCGTCGACAGGCAGGCTGTGGGACCAGGCTGCGGAGGAGGACTTTCGAGCCGCCCAGGTGGCACAGGATGAG GAGATCGCGCGCTTCATGCAGCGGCAGGAGATGAAGGCGTCACGTGATCTGGAGGGTCAGGGGTCACGGATGGAGCATAGCGACCTCACAGACTCTTcagagaagaggaggagccagaaCAGGAAGGTACTGCCCCGAAGCTGGTATCAGAATTTGGAAAGG gctgaGGCTTCCCCTGGTCAGCACGAGCGGCTGGATTCGGAGGGTCTGCCGTCACCGAGAGAGGAGGGGTCCCCAGATCGAAGAGCATCTCCCGCGCACAG gcagcagcagcagcagcatctccTCCCCAGGAACATCGCTGAGGAGCTAGACCCGACTTTCAGGGTGAAACGGCAGGAGGACGCAGCGGAGGAGCCGGCTCTCCCAACGCCTG CGGCCGCTCGATCTCCCCCCGGCCCCCCCTGCCGTTTCCACGACTACACAGACGAGCGAGCCGAGCCCACCTTCATCCCCCCCACCAAGCGCCAGAGCGACAAGATTAGCCGCCCGAAAACCAAAGACAGGAAGGAGGGCTGCAAACAGCAgtga